One window of Marmota flaviventris isolate mMarFla1 chromosome 5, mMarFla1.hap1, whole genome shotgun sequence genomic DNA carries:
- the LOC114107607 gene encoding olfactory receptor 2V2 yields MEIWLNQSSTDDFVLLGIFSHSPTDLVLFSAVMVVFIVALCGNVLLISLIYIDPRLHTPMYFFLSQLSLMDLMLVCTNVPKMAVNFLSGRKSISFVGCGIQIGLFVCLVGSEGLLLGLMAYDRYVAISHPLHYPILMNHKVCLQIVGSSWAFGIIDGLIQMVVVMSFPYCGLREVNHFFCEMLSLLKLACVDTSLFEKVIFVCCVFMLLFPFSIIVASYARILGTVLQMRSAQARKKALATCSSHLTAVSFFYGAAMFIYLRPRRYRAPSHDKVVSIFYTVLTPMLNPLIYSLRNREVMGALRKGLDHCKIGSQH; encoded by the coding sequence ATGGAGATATGGTTGAACCAATCATCCACAGATGACTTTGTCCTCTTGGGCATCTTCTCCCACAGTCCAACTGACCTTGTCCTCTTCTCTGCAGTTATGGTGGTGTTCATAGTGGCCCTCTGTGGGAATGTTCTCCTCATCTCCCTCATCTACATAGATCCTCGACTTCATactcccatgtacttcttcctcagtcAGCTCTCTCTCATGGACCTCATGTTGGTCTGTACCAATGTACCAAAGATGGCAGTCAACTTCCTGTCTGGGAGGAAGTCCATTTCTTTTGTGGGTTGTGGTATACAAATTGGTCTCTTTGTCTGTCTAGTAGGGTCTGAGGGGCTCTTGCTTGGACTCATGGcttatgaccgctatgtggccattaGCCACCCACTTCATTATCCTATCCTCATGAACCACAAAGTCTGTCTCCAGATTGTTGGGAGCTCCTGGGCTTTTGGGATAATAGATGGTTTGATCCAGATGGTGGTAGTAATGAGCTTCCCCTATTGTGGCTTGAGGGAGGTGAACCACTTCTTCTGTGAGATGTTAtctttgttgaagctggcttGTGTAGACACATCCCTTTTTGAAAAGGTGATATTTGTTTGCTGTGTCTTCATGTTGCTCTTTCCCTTCTCCATCATTGTGGCCTCCTATGCTCGCATCTTGGGAACTGTGCTCCAAATGCGCTCAGCTCAGGCCCGTAAGAAGGCCCTGGCTACCTGCTCCTCCCACCTGACAGCTGTCTCCTTCTTCTATGGGGCAGCAATGTTTATCTACCTGAGGCCTAGGCGATATAGAGCCCCTAGCCATGACAAAGTGGTATCTATCTTCTACACAGTCCTCACACCTATGCTCAACCCCCTCATTTATAGCTTAAGGAACAGAGAAGTGATGGGGGCACTGAGGAAAGGGCTGGACCATTGCAAGATTGGTAGCCAACACTGA